In Apium graveolens cultivar Ventura chromosome 10, ASM990537v1, whole genome shotgun sequence, the following are encoded in one genomic region:
- the LOC141693553 gene encoding non-specific lipid-transfer protein gives MGVSRACLVVMVIYMMVLATTPNVKVAEALSCGQVTGALAPCLGYLRTAGAVPVPVTCCNGVRGLNNAARTTFDRRTACNCLKQTANAIADLNLNAAAGLPAKCGVNIPYKISPSTDCNRVV, from the exons ATGGGAGTTTCAAGGGCTTGTTTAGTTGTGATGGTGATTTACATGATGGTGCTAGCAACTACACCAAATGTGAAAGTAGCTGAAGCCTTGTCATGTGGGCAGGTGACCGGAGCCTTGGCTCCGTGCCTCGGGTACCTAAGAACCGCGGGTGCAGTTCCGGTACCCGTAACATGTTGCAATGGTGTTAGGGGCCTTAATAACGCAGCACGGACCACATTTGACAGGCGCACAGCTTGCAATTGCCTGAAACAAACTGCGAACGCTATCGCGGATCTTAATCTGAATGCTGCTGCTGGCCTCCCTGCTAAATGTGGTGTCAACATTCCTTACAAAATCAGCCCCTCCACCGACTGCAACAG GGTTGTGTGA